Below is a window of Impatiens glandulifera chromosome 2, dImpGla2.1, whole genome shotgun sequence DNA.
CAGGCATGAATGGGTAAAAAGGGCTAGGATAAGAAGGTGGAGATGACACCGGATCGCAATTCGTGGGCGCGGCTGGAGGTGCAGCCATGTTCAAGTTAggttgatgttgttgttgttgctgcaTTGAACCGTGATGATAGCGGACGTGATCACCGCTATTGTAGCAACCGTCGCGATCTTCGtcatcatcctcttcttcatcttcatcatcatcctcgTTATCGTTATCAATTGGACCTTGATCATACAAAAGACCTTTGAAAACATGCCCACCTATGTCCACAACAGTTTGATACGCGCATTGATCAACCACGTTGTCCCCCGACATCATTCTCACGCATCTAAATGTTGCTGTTGTTTTCACCTCGCCTGGAAAATCCCTCGATGTTTGTAACCctaacaacaaaaatattaaaaacacattGTTtgcaaatatttgtttaatgtaGCCTACACAAATAAAGATTCATTAAATTGTTCTAtcctttaaaaaaacaatattaataaggcacaattaagaaatattcacatttgaattttatgtgacaaagaaaaataacagttttcatatatataaatatttgttgaaAGGGTAATACCATTTTCTCACTTCCATTAAATGGGGATTAATAAAAATGGTTTTATGAAATTAGTGGAGACTTGTATCTAAATGTTAAAACACACATATAGTCATGTTAAGGTTATGGGTTTCTCTCTTCAATATTcttaaaccatttaaaaaaaatatttcaatgaaATGATAATATTCTGAAAactaaaaagagataaataaataaagtttatgAGCAAGAAAAAATCATGCTTTTGGAGTGAAAATAGGCAAAAAGTTGTTTTTTGAGAGTCATTTagtataaaaatgtaatagtaAGAAATGTTCTCCATAGTGAGCAAGAACAGTGTAGACCCTAATTTCAGACGGAAGAAGGGGGAAGAATTCATTACAAAGTTGAATACAAATACACATTACATATCTACTACTCCTATATCTCATAGATCCAATCATCacttcataattaaataaataaaaggaaaaacaaaaaaaaaacaacgtTAATTGAAAAGATCCTCGCAGTTAACAGTAGTCAAAGATATATATAGCAGCTAGGGTTTGTAGCTAATTTACtgttaaaacataaaaatattaagatttttaGGTAGCTAGggtttctttttcttccttttttccTGTTGTACTTGTATTGGGAAACAACCCCCCTTTGCAGCCCTAAGAGTATCGATGTCGATCCTTGATTGTAGACTCGAACTATGATGCATTTGACTCATTAACATTTCAAATATTGAAATCAAAACATGGCTAACAACCTAAGTAAACTCATCATCTTCTTAGGAAAAGAATTTAGGTTAATGACGTGTACTCTTTCCTGGCCGGTGACTATTgctaaaacataaaaaaatcaaataagatGACTAGGGTTTGCTAAGTTGTGATTCAAACACATGATATTAATTCAGATCTTCTAACCCTTAAGTTATAGGAAGATGGATTCAAGCTTGTACCTATTTGTGTTCTAGAATCTTAAGttctttgtttttttcattAACCCATTTCATAGATCCAAGTTTCTTTGTTTCATAATCTATATATTATGAGAAACCATTTTCCATGTTCAGATCGATtccataaataaaaaagaatcaaGGGTTTGTTTccctagagagagaagaagaggaggagggagggagggagggagaGAGAGATGCATGATGATATGAttgtttttgaaagaaaataacaatttaactgGTTGATCCACATAAGTTATGATAGAATGATGTTTTTTACAACAGTTTTACGTACCTGAGGATGAGGAAGAAGATAGATTGAAGGGTTTGTAGCGTTTAGAGTTTGGAAGATGATGATCATGGTGAagaggtggaggaggaggtggaggtggaggatgatgatgttgaaagtaatactgcctTGGACGGCGAAGAGAAAGAGGGATCCAAGTGCTCTTAACATGAGTTGGGCAATCAAAACCTCTGCTCTTACAACAAGTCCTGCATCTCATATACTCACAATCTCTCTTGGCTTGATTCCCACATTCTTGACATCTTGCTaccgatgatgatgatgagcaACTCACTCTCATCATGTTcatcattttctaattaatctAGATCCGGCTCTAGTAATATATAGGtcagtttcaaataatttagagAGATTGAAGATGGAGAGGTTGAGTTATTTTTTAGGTCATGACACACTGATGAGTAGTAAGTAAATTAATGGGTGTTGGAGTTGAGAGCAAGATTTTACACCCTGGTCTTTGTCATGAATCAGTACTTGCTAGGTTTGAACTGTTCTCTTTGTCTAAAAGGggaaaaaatgaaaagagagaTCTCCTATTTTTTCATGTGAAGAAAAGATGCACTTGTCTCTTTTTTACACATTTCCTACTTGCGGACCCCTCTCTGCCTCAAACCCTTGTCCCCGATTGTTTCATCACTCTTATACATTCATTATATATCCCCTACCACCTTCTTTCAattattcaactttttttttatataattataaccCACAAGGCTAGTTTGAGTCTTTGAGATGAGAATTAAgtaattcattatattatatgcATGATCGATGATAATTCGATATACAATTCACACTTGtgaaaaaaaatccaaactAACTAGCTAGGATCGCTTGGATTCGTCCGCTAGTTGTTTCACGGGATACCACGCCAGCCATCGTCATAATGTGGATCATTGAGCTAGCTTAGACGGgctttattcatatataataattcaaagtATTTTGTTGTTTTCTCAAATGTTAGGTTCTTATTTTGttgaaatgtttttttgtttctttatacAATTAATGATCGAGGTATGTATATCTATGATAATGCTAATGCTACCTCCTGGCCCGAATATGGCATCTTTGGCCTCACCTTGCCGACATAAAACATGGAAGAAGTCTCATGAATAGTGGACATTAAGAATTTCTTGATTCTTTGCAAATACTATAtaggaaaaaattaattatatatatttggctAGAAGAGAATACCATAACTAATTCGTTGTAGGTTTCAATATTCACAACAAACCATAAGGAGATCAGCTAGACTAATGATGTAGAGAAGTTATGAGCTCATGCCAAGAGACATCGGTTGTATAACATAGGCATTCAATGAACTGAGAAGCTCGGCATCGACCTCGAGTTGAGACGAATTAAGAAAGCATGTTAGACCTTtcccattttattttatccatGATTCCATTAAAGAGAGGCAAAGGGGATGTAAGTAGTTTTGAAAGAGCTGAGAACACGATTATCAAGTTCATTTAGGTCGTAACTTGGATGATGTTGAGGACAATGAGAATGTTGTTAGAAGCATTAAGAAGATGAAAAAGTTGCaacttaatttaatgaaaaatgttGGAGTTACAAAGTAAAGAGTACTATGAGagtcctaaattattttaagaactTGTGATTgactttttatgttttttttttatcttagatCTATAATTGACTAACTTATGGTATTATTTGTCGATAACTTATACTTATTAATTTGGTGTGATTCATCTTTAggtttatgtgatttttttccACACCAAGAAAGTAATGGAAAAAACAAATCTCagtcttttaataaataaaaaaaataaaatcaaaatgtaAGTGAGAtggtaaatttttttaaaataatttattgccctttcattaataaaacccaaaattataaaaagtgaCATGAGTTCTAAAAGCTTATTTGAATTTGGGTGAAAAGATAAAAGCTTGTATATATAGCCTATCCCAAGTCAATGCAATCCTTAATAATTCTTAAAATGTTATTTCCTAATCTACcctcatcttttattttaatttatttgtgtagttaattatatatatactttttgttttaatttgcaTCTTTCCATTTACAGCTCTATAATTCAATCTATAACTGTAGTTTCCTAGCTAGTTTCCTATTTGTTTTGTGATTTGTTTTAACTCCATACTATTAATTAaacatcaaataaattaatgataaagaattatatatatttatacgagataaatttctatatataaatttaatactaaacaaaaacataaaaaaattattgcattttattaatttaaataccaTTAATAGCagaaaaataacatataattaaaatattaactagaAATATTAAGATAGAGAGAAGATTATTAGTATGTAAGTTTAGTTtgataattcatatatatatatatatatatatatatatatatatatatatatatatatatatatatatatatatatatatatatactatttttaaataattttttattattaaaaggtccatatatattaaaataataataatcgtataaacacaacaacaaaatatgataccaaaaaaataaaataaaataaaaagttacaaaataaaaatgatacgAGCTCGTTTCtcgagaaaaacgattaacACGCCAACTAACTTCaccccaaaaaaattaaaatatataaaaaagaaaagaaaaacagatttacacaatatattttattaaatgattcattaaaatgttaaaaaacaaaatatattgcttaaacaaaatcaaacaaaacataCTCAAGGAAAGGAAAATTAAAATACTAGagataataaaagagaaaaataaagatTGTAGGCCAAATAAAAAAACGTGTACGAATGTCTTAAAAAAGACGATGAACTACAAAACCGACTTCACGGACTTTCCATAACGAATTTCAAATAATGTCATAATAGTGATTTTATGAATAATATGTATCGGTCGAATACAATCACTGAAATTACAACTATTTATTTGAAGTCAAATAGTCCACCAAGAGATAATAACCAAACGATTTAGACCCGTCACATTTATTGTCTCGATTCAAACTTTCTAACCACTATCGAGAATTAAACTCAAACATCACCTACCTATACCTACTGAATTTGGGTTCGTTCTCCAAATCAAACTTCAAATACCCTGAACTCATTTGACATGTTTTGATTTCAATTTCCTTAATTTATCTGTTTTGAATTGtcatgtttttgtttatatcaCAACATATATAGTTTGTATTGGTgagtttttaatgaaaaaacgtcttactttttaaaataataaaaaaaaaagtgaaactTTCGGCTTAATTCTGTGCACAATAGAAGAGGACACCATAAGAAGGGTTTTGTAGATAAGCTAGGTCAACTACTGTATATGTTTTTACTCTCCACCTAGTCAAATGAAGAGCAGCAGACTCCATCATCTACAGTGATGGCCATTTTTCACCAGCTGTTTATAATCATTTCGATATATACTAtactcaaaattattatttcataaattaaaccTAGCCCATATTCTAATTCATGTTATTCTACCTAGCTAGCTTATTTTGGAGGATCAACATTtcattacaaattataaaatcaagGAAAACAATCAAACTAATCCATTACAAATTATCATGATTAAATAtacataactaattaataaactCCAATcacaaaataaacttaattagattataaacTGGTTTATCTTTTTCacctaaaatataatatcatcaagtCACACTTATGGACAAAATGAAGATTTTCtcccatttaaaaaataaataaatacatttcaaaattaattcatGATTTTAGGAAGATcacaacaaattaaaaaaaaaaacacaaacaaattGCTTACAAGTTATCATAAATTACAAGACAATTTAAAAAggaaattttcatataattagGCTATCCATTgcataactaaaaaaaactcCAATTAATCTTCTTGAAACAAATAACCTGTAATAATGAAAAGATCAAGACTATATTTTGGATCCATTGGAATTAAGATtagaatttcaattttaattctttataCGAAATAAATTACGATTGTAtcaattttgataaataattaatattggtTAAATGCATTATTAATCCTTATAAGACATTAACAAAATGTATATACAAACAAACTCGAAAAATACTAATCAAACACATGGGTTGATGTACATATGAACCAACtcgaaaaatattaatcaaacacatgGGTTGATGTACCAACACcgactcaattttttttttttgttagggaGACGTATCAACATtgcataacaaaataataaataaaataagacaaggcaaaaaatgaaaatatattatatataatttttttttaatttagaaagataGTAGAATCACTCACTAGTCATTACCTCTATTTGAAAAgtatataatgtatttataaCATGTTCTACATAGGCAGTCATCTAGAGCCACCCTCCTCTGGGAACtccaaaaaaagaaataaaataatgaagttTGAATCTTAAACCATAATATGTACATTCATATCATTTAACAAACTAagctatttattaattattatacaaaattattaatatacttttaatataacttaaaatataaaaagtgaaataaaaaataaaaataaaattgcttaAGTTAACCGTGCTACTGGTCttaatcataatataaaaataaactacagtgtaaatttcatattaaaataaaaaagtttatttgCAAAAAAGAAATGGTATTctagtaattataattatatgacaaaaaaaaataatattaacaactATTAAGTGTTTTCACATGTTATTGAATGGCTATAAcatcttgataaaaaaaaaaataaagaatgtaATTTTCAAGTgcttacaaattaaatttatcaaaagaaTCAATGTATATGTTTATACTTCTTGCCACTATTGAAATAAAGTAGgaggaaaaataaattaaaaaatggtgatgttcatatatataatatatatcaacttTTTTTAGGGCCAAATCTTTTCATTGAGATTATAATTTTGGATTGCAATTATTTGAATAGTCTAAAAATTAAGTTAGTTGATGAGAagagttaaaatatattttaaacaataatatattgtaatattttatttaataatataattgatgtgattgataatgaaatatgtaaataaaaattagttaattatttgaaaattatttaaataaatcaaattaaattattattattattattatgaatgaaagggatgagaaatatatatatatatatatatatatatatatatatatgagttcaTCTTATTTACAacgatttatttgaataatttttttatataaataaatttaaaaaatatatttaattgatgtGACTGAGGGAGTGTTCGGGCCTCAACGACACATAACAGTGATGGGTATGAGGTCAGGTGTGCGGCCAACGCGATTTCACGGGGATCGACGGAGGGGTAACAATTCACAACGAGGGACATCACTAAGGGAGGAGAACCAACAGCTTCGGGCGCAAGTCGATGAACTACGAGAAGTGATTCAATCTAACAACGAGAGAACTCAAGTAGAATTGACGGAATCTAGACGACATATAGCATTTATATTATCACAGTTATAGAATCAACCACCACCCCGAGTTAGTAcgttttaataaatattttttcattaattatgtaaattttgGATTAGTTTATCGTGTTTGAAGTCAATTGTAATACGTATTGATTGAGATTAATGTTGAaaatgtaatgaattttttgtttatgaatcgtattatatttcttttgattTGACTGATAACAGGTTAATGTTATGTAAGAAACTAATAgactattaaatttttatttaggggaaataccgaaagatttgacGAAATCTATCGGAATTCCCCTAGTTACactttaccgaaagatttgttgAAAGCTTTCGGCAAAGCCTGTACAGAAAGATTTGTTGAAATTTGTCGGTACAGGCTTTGCCGAAAGATTTCAACAAATCTTTCGATACAGGCTTTACcaaaagattttaataaatttttcagTATTTACTCTGAAGATTAAATAGCCTATTTTgcttttacatatttaaattgttatcaTCCAAATTAGAAGAAATACGATTTATGCTAAAATGTCATTAAATAGTTTATGCCGATAGATCTAATCATATCTAACGGAAAAAGCTTTGTCGAAATATATCTATAAATCTGTCGGTATATACCAACAAGTTATACATCTGTCGGTCAAGACTCGAATTTTTTTACCGACAAAAACTATATCGACAGATACAAACAGGTTCAACACTTATCGGTAAATGTGTATTACCGACAAATTTAAGGCATTTACCGAcataataaactttcggtaaaAGCCCCATTTTTACTAGTGAATGtattagtatataaataaaaaaataatattttttaaataaaataaatataaactattttaatattttgattgataatttaatagTGTGATTAATGAGAAAATTGGttaataaattttgacttttgtagaatttttttaaattttatatgaattttttggTGGAGTTTATTAGGTTTTTtactaaaagaaaaagaaatttgtttgtaatttaaaaaatataaaatttggttattatatcataattctcttatattttattctctcttctcgttttagttaataaaagacaatttttttattttaatagataaaaatctGAAGATTAATTAAACAACCTTGCTCGTATTAGGGTTTCTCTATTGACTTTCCCACcaaaatgtaattattttattattataattattatttttaataactgtTTTATC
It encodes the following:
- the LOC124928084 gene encoding protein SHI RELATED SEQUENCE 7-like; this encodes MMSGDNVVDQCAYQTVVDIGGHVFKGLLYDQGPIDNDNEDDDEDEEEDDDEDRDGCYNSGDHVRYHHGSMQQQQQHQPNLNMAAPPAAPTNCDPVSSPPSYPSPFYPFMPGMLYFPYPKS